The DNA sequence ATAAAACACTATACCTGGGATGCATAAGGAGCATCTGAAGAGATTGTGGCATGGAAAACAACATATTGCATATCAGTAAGAGTGCAAACAATGTCAAACATGAGTTTGGCCCGATCTTTGCACCGGACACTAACCACCGAGTATCCTTTTTCCTCGCAGCGTTCGATTGTGATCTTTGGCCTTGAGGAAGATGAATAATCAGCATCTGTTGTTGCTCCAGACCCTTCATAATCGCGATCAGCGAACAACATTTGGTGCAGCCTTCTATCCATATGGGTGAACCCCATGGAGAAGTTAGTCCTAGCAACTTTGTCACCATCCTCGCAGCCGCGCAAAATGTTGTTAAGCTGCTCCTCCATAAGGCATAATCTATTTGGATGATCCACAGCCTGGGTTGTAGTGTCACTGACATAAAGGACACAAGCTATTCTTCTATTATGAGTCCAAACCTCAGCTGCAACCACATTGAAATGGAGGCTAGCAAGGACAGCAGAGATCTCGGACAAGAGACCTGGCCGGTCTCTGCCAATAAGCTCAATCGATGTATGATCACCAACAGAATGCACTCCAACACGCTTGCTTGGCCAATTCTTCACCCCTTCTGTGCTCTGGCCCTTTGGTCCTAGAGCCTATTATAAAAGAACTGTTAAGAAGTAGCCCTCAGTGTCTGTGATATGTGCATTCATTTGAAATTTCATTGTGCTGCTCAAATTCTTTGCAACTACaactatatatagatatatatatatatacaccagaTTATACCTTTTCCACAAAGTCAATGGTTTTGCTATCTGTTATCTTCTTTCCTTGTTGATCCGTCACATGAAACACTGTTTATTCCATCACTTGAACAGGTTAGTTAATCAAATATAAGTAGTACCTACTTCATGGACACATTCTTGTAGTAAATACATTTCTAGTCAAAGTtaaatttaattagaaaaaaaGTACCATCCATAAACCATCCTCCATCAGAAGATATGTAGGCTTTGGTAATTATGAAGTCAAGATCTGTCAAGATTTGCACCACTTCCAGCAGAATTCCAGGTTTGTTAACACTATCAACCTGCAATTTTGTAGtggacaaaaataaaaatccattACTTATAGTAGTAATATGTATGAATGATCCAAattaatgaaattttttaaatgatacaTATTATGCTATGCCCTATAAGTTTAAAACTCAAAGGTTCAAGAAACTTTGAAAAACCATTTGAGAAGGTAGGATTCCTAAGAAGCTGAGTGGCCAAACCAAATCCTAAAGAGGCCATGGAAGATGCcacaattatttatttgataaatTATACCTTGATAAGAGTACAATCATGGCAACTAGTGTTGTCCACAGAGACCCTGCATGCGAAGAAGCGCAAACAAATTTTACAAATCAACGAGTCATTTATACTCCACTATGGATTCGCTCTCTATCCTCTTCTTTATAACAAGTTTTTGTTAGGAATCAAAGCAGCTTATTTAAATTTACGTGTTCCATGATTTAGCAATCTTGTTTCTCCAATTAGTTATCataaagaaattgtaattcaatgaacCTTGGAGGATTCATTCTGTTGCTGAAGTTCTCATACTCAGGATCAAAATATGGCCAACAAACTCTAGCCATTAAACGAACTTCTCGCTCTTCCTGGATCATCATGAAAACATCTTATCCTGGTTAGGCTATGAACAAATTAAAACCAGTAaacattttctattttcatttaggAGCATAAATTCAAAAAACAATATTTATATctactattttttatatacttttaCAATTTATATTGAAAATAGttgataaaaaagaaagaaagataaaacattttattttttgtactttaaaaaaataataaaaatcttttTCAGTTATAAATATATGATTCTCCAAATGCCATATATAAATGACGAGCATAAAACTTATGGGTAAACAAAAatttagcatttttcatttaCCTCACACTTGTCACATCTAAGAAAAATGCAACAAACACTTGGGGTTAGTAACACAATAGCATCTTGAGAAAATGACCAAAAAGGACTCAAATGTGACATAAAGATTTGATTCCAAGTTTAACTCGAAtacttatgttttttttttctacaaaaaaatagatatatattCTTTGTGACTTCTACCATTAGACAAGATCACAAGAGAGCAGAGAGCTTCCGTGCCAAATTGTCTCCAATTATCTCACATTATTATTCTCACGATTAAGAAAGGCTAATATTATCAAAACTTTAGGactcttaggtagcgtttggtggagagacagagacgaaaagactgagactgagagacagagactaagagacagtgactgaaataaatctcagtattctgtttggtgcaaaatgggagacaggaattaaaacaagaatgaaactctaatttaatttgcacaaagggtaaaattggaattaattaattgaaatgaaagtattttaggtataaaatgttattaaagtttcaatctccatctctaaaaatttcagtcccctgtgtccctactttttggaggtactgaaatactgaaattttagagacagagacagaaattttagtaccagtctctgaactaacaaacacgatactgagtctcagtctctcagtctctgtctcagtacctcaaaacaaacgctaccttaacgAACGACCTCTTCTAAAATTAGAtaaagaaaacaaggaatttaCTTATGAATTTAGAATTTCTTTGGTTGAGATCCTTttgtttacttaaaaaaaaaaacaaataaataaaagatggCATAAGACCACTCTccctgttttttattttctttatttttaaaattttacttgaaaatacttttaaaaagaaaaaaaaaatagagagtgAAAAGAGGAATGAAttctcttcatttcttttttcttaattttttttataaagtgtGGTTTTTTATCATACACTTTTtaagtatgattaaaaaaaatatatgaaaaatatgttaaataataaaagatcacacttataaattttttttaaaaaagattaaaaaaaatccattttcaatgaaaaatatttagaattaagtGGGATTCACAATACACTCCCTCACATCTATTTTTTGTTGGACACCACACTTCCTCACATCTAAgtggtttaataatttaatattatattggactgaataaattttgatattaattaaCTTGAGTTGAGTGGAATAAACTCAttctaaaaattaattcaaaagataaaagataTCTCATATTTATAAATTCTTCAAAAacgatatttttaaaataggtgGGACCTGAAAATTTTAATAGCATGTAAAGTTACCACTTCAGTAATGCAATAGAATCCTGTAAGAAAATTCGttgacccaattaaaaaaaaataattaaaaaatggcaaccactatatatatataccatatcATTATTGgagcaaatataaaaatatgtatcACTATATATAGGCCTGACAACAGAACAATGATCAGTTTTTATAAAGTCAAACTCATGCATAAaaattttcacaataaatttgattataaaactcttttatcaaaattttcactttttttttccaaCCAAATATCCCTTAGAGCAACTTCACAATAATgtgtaaaaatgtcatatatACTACATATTGAGGCTGCAGAAGAAACAATGGCTACTGAAAAAaagtttataaatttaaatacgctgtttagaataattaaattagagTATATTTTGTTCTTGtttcagttcatttttttctctattttattgtgttgagctcgtttgttaaaaaaaattaaatgagatGGGTCAATTACATTTAAATATACTCCAACAAAATGCTTATGGCatatttaactattttaataGGTGAAAAGAACTAATGGGAAGACTCTTGAACAGGTTCTATTCGGTAGTGGATGGTGGGTTGCCTTACACAGCATTTTTCACATCTTGAATAGTAACAGAGAAGGTGTGGGGGAAATCTAGAAAAGAGTGTTATTGTTTTCActttggatttataatttaaaaacacacacacacacacacacgataGATGAGTGTTCAATTTGTTCCAACACAAATCCCAAATTTGATTTACTAATTACATTTTTTTTCCCCATAAACAATAGCCATCTTTGTCATTGAACTTTGGCGTGGTTCCTACTCTAACACTACTTATATATATAACTAACGTACAAATTGTTGTTTTATTATTCTAAATTAAGTTTGGGCTCTACTTTTGGATATACAAAATAACAGAATTcgctaaataaaaagaaagagggaagaaattaaaaagagaaggaaGTCTTGAAGGAATAATTAACGAGCAGAAGatacataattattggaagcaaagAGAATAAAGAGCATGATTATATGCATAAATCAATGAAGGAAGAAATTGAATGAAGCACAGACCTTAATATAATTGGAATTTGGAAAGTAGAGAAGAGAAGAAGTTGGTGGAATAATATTATCGGAGGCAGCGGCGCAAGGTAGCTGAGCTTGTTGTAGGTTTTCCAGTTTCTTAcatgatgagagagagagagagagagagagagagagagagagagagaagaggtgaTGGTGATGCAGCAGAATCACATGTACTTCGTTTTATATATGTAGACAAAGTTAGAGAAGAGAAAAAACAGAACAACCTTTGTGTCTCTGCTTTCGACGTTGGAATACCACTTAatacatctctctctctctaaaaagaaTTGAAGCACTCAAGCATGGCAAATGGCGTGGTGCTGTGAGGTGGGAAGTTAGAACCCAttcaatattaatttattattaataattttttattttctactgcATCTCCCAACCCCCAACTCGATTAATGATTAATCCGCTATGGagctttatttaaaaatttgttgctaAACAAATGAAATTACATAAATTTGGTTTCAAATACAGTGTTGGACTTTTTTTTCTCCATTGGATTGGAGTAAAGCCTTCTTTATATTGGTTCGGACAACAATTTAATGCACGGAATTCCTTTTTGATATTATTATATTCAGGCCTGCCACACATATCTTTTTGTCTTACAAGTTATACAAGTTATCCAAGTCCAACAAAAAACGACGTGCACCTACACTTTCCACACTCAAACGTAAAAACTACACGCGTTACTCAACCGTTTCACTTTTCCAAAACGCGCTCATAATGaaaaaactcttcctcttcttcctcaatcaatacacAAACCCTCGAGATTCAAGCcacattcaaaataaaaaaaaaaattctgaagaaatcGTCCAAGTCCTcgcaaaaagtaaaagaaatcaagaaggaaaTATTCAAATCTCCAtcaaaaaacaccaaaaagaacGAACAAACATCATTTAAGGTACTGTTTCGTTTTTCTTCTAAGTTTTTCACATTTTTGTTTCTGATTTTGAAATCGAAGTACTATATCGTGATATTTTTCTCTCTGTTTCACTGTTCTTGGTTTAGATCTGATATTACTGTTATAATGAAACTTTTCAAGTCGTTTACACTATTTTACGTAGTTCTAGTAAAATGATATTTGGGTGTATACATATAAACTCTGTTTTGTGAATGTTTGGATGCCTTTTAAGTAGGTTTGTATACATATAAACTGTGTACGGAACATTTCTGGGTGTATATGTCAGTATGGAATGTGACTGGTGCTTCTAGTGGCATTTTGAACTAAAATATCATTCTGAACTCGTTTAATTTATGATTTTACTTGTTTGGTTGAgttgaatatgattttgaactcATTTAATTTCGTttaattgaaaaaacaaaatgTGTATAGGACTGGATTTGGGTGTTTGTGGCTGGTATTTGGGTGCACGTGACTGATTTTTAGGTGTATGGCTCTAGTATTTGGGTACATTTTTTTATCTATTGacagtatttttttttcttgcagTAAAAATGACAACCAAAAATCAAGGTGAAAAAAATACAACGtaagtgaatatatatatatatatatcttagaacAAGTCAATTTTTCCTAATACAAATATAGGTTATTTAAATGactctaattttgctttgtttacagcaaaccaaagatTTGAAGTGTGCCACCAGACTATTGAgcgaaaaatttgaaaagatgagcGAACCGAAGAAAGCGATCGTTCgtgaattaggatttgggggacTCATGCACACCCCGCCAATGAATGTGCCTCACAAACTTTTAAAGGAATTGGCTAACTCCTTTAAATTGGAGAAAAACACACTGGAAACCAGCTATGGTTCCTTTAAGGTTAAACCCAAAACAATAGAGGATGCCCTTGGCCTCAATGCATCAGGTAACTGATTACAGAAAACCTCTATAGTTCCATTCTCTGTAATATATTCTTCGCAATATCTTATTCTGATCTCGTGTAATTAAGTAATAAATTTAGATGCATATGAGTGATATTTGGGTGCATGTGAGTGATATTTGAGTGCATATGAATCATCTTTGGATGCATTTCAAGTGataaattgttttcttttttgtaggagatctatttcctgatAAAGTGAGTTATAAGAATTTCTCTGAAGAGAACCAACTCATTTTTAGAAGGTTTCAGGGCAACACTTTGAAGCAGCTGACCGATGAGATGATGAGTATCGATGTTGAAAATGAACAAGATCGGCTTATGTttaagaggattttcatcctctatattcaGATGGCGTTCTTGTTGCCAAGTACAACAACCAAAGTATCTCCCGTGCACATAGCTCCAATTTTTGAGATGGAGAAAATAACAGAGGACAACTGGGGAGCCCATGTGCTGAATTTCATCATTAAAGGCATAACAAATTTccgtctgaaaaagaaaaaaatcaatcgACGGGTGTCTCTATGCCTTGATGATAATCTATTTCTATCTCAGAAAAAACAAGGAGAAGAAAGGAGAGGAAAAAGCTGGAGTGCCCTGGGTTAGCAACTGGAACAGAGAGCAGCTGGTTGCAAGAATTAGAGCAGAGATAAATGGCTATATAGTAAGCAAACAAAATACCTTCTCTAATTTGTGTGTGTTTTATTTATGTAGATGCTGTAAACTAACATTTCTACTGTTTCAGGGCATCGTCAAGATGGcggaaacaaaaaagaaattgaaagaaatgaaagaaaaagaaaagaaagaagaaaaaaaaaacaaaaaaagaaaccaAGTTCTTCCTCTGAGAATGATTCATTAGAGACTGATGTTGATGTTTCCTCTGAGTCTGAGTCGGAAGAAGACTTAGAGGAACCTACAAAGAAACAACCCAAAAGGGGAGCCAAAAAGTAAGTAATATTTTTGGgttcattttgttagtgttaaGGTGTTTTTCCCTAATAATTGTTTGCTTTCCAGAATGGAATCCAGAAAGAGAAAGCATATTTTAGAGGATTCCAGTTCAGAAAGTAAAAGTGAATCCACTGATGAGTAAGATTCTGAAATTATCATCACTTTCTTTCCTGtttctatcaaaatttaatgtattAACACAGGGTTTCTCATTTAATTTCAGGAGTGAAGAATCCTTGCcagttaaaaaacaaaaaacaagcaaaaaaattcACACTGCCGCCAAAAAGTATGAACTGCCTTCGACAGTATCTCATCATTAATATTGTTGTATTTGtctgattcataatttttttatttacaggacacaatccaaaaaaagaaagcaCGTAATTGAGGATTCGTCTTCAGAAGAAGAAAATCATTCCTATGATGGGTAAGATACTTTCTAAACATATCTTAAACTCTGTAATCAGAACTATATTTTGTTAACATGTACTTTTCAATATATAGTCAGAACTGATATTGGATCTGAAACAATATTACCTTTTTTAAGGTGTTTTGGTTGCTGATTATTTATCTTCCGTTAATTGATAGAATTTTGATATCCTGAATAGTATTATTTACTGAATGATATTTATTCTATACTTAGAATGCCAGAGGTGAGCTTAGCAACCGAGACTGATCCTTTGTTTCAAGGACAAACGGAGCAAAGTAGTGTAAACAAACCTTCGGATTCcatgtaatttctttttcttatacCATTTTCTAAATTCTTTTTTTACCCTATTCTtataattctgtatatatttttttagaacaaaGAGCCTTGTAaagttttattcaagaaaaaaaaagcaggaaaaaaacaaaaatctgcaactatgtaagttctcaaaaaaaaaaaaaaaaaagcatttcgGGTGCATTTGGTTATTATTTGGGTGCATTGTTAtcttatttgggtgtatttcaggTTCAGTCGGGAAGAAGAATCGTTGAGTGACCCAGCTCAACAACAGATCATCGTTTTTCGACCATCCTCTCAACCGCTTGATATGTAAGTTTTATAACTAAATTTCAACACTCTAATCTATTTTAAAAGGGTTttcttaacattttatttttgtcttatttaGGGTTCCAATTCAACTATGCCTGCCTTCATCCCAGGCAATATCAGAAAGCCCTGTGCCACCATTTGAACCATCCCCCAACAAAGAGGTGAGAAaatttatttgggtgtatttcgttATTGTTTGGGTATATTGTTATCTTATTTGGGTATATATCCTGAAAATTGAGCtggaattgatttttttataatctaATTCATTTTCTATAACCTCACAGCACTCCAGAACCCCAAAAAGTTGATGAAAGCACACCAACAATGCCACAAACTCCATCTAAAATATAAGTTCATCAAAATAGAAATTGATTTTCGATATCATTtgtttattcttattcttatagtacGATATATGTCAACACGCAGTGATCCAACCCCTGAAGCGACTGCTGCTGCACTATTGATGATGGTCAGGACAGTGTCCTATGTACCTAAAGAATTACCGTTGCCATCATTCAGTCTTGGCctgactgattcaagccaagaagaaacACAGACCCAAGAAGGGGTTGGGCAAGCAGAAGATCAGGTGGTAAAAAATCCAGAAACCACAGTATTAATAGAAGAATTAGATGTGCTGGTGGAAAAGATTGCAAAGAGTGGAGAAAAGAAAACACTAGATTTTTCAGAAGGTAAAACTCCGCCAACTGAAAAGTAAACTGTGGGCCAGATTTTTGACAAATTTGAAACTTCTGTAAAGAGAAATTTAATGTCGgccaaaatgaaagaaaaatgctaCGTCTAGACAACACGTATCAGGACATACGCGGACGACAGTACTCATGAGTATGATTCACTTTGCACACTAAATGCCCAACAACCATTGGTGCTGTCAAGAGTCCACTTTGCATCTTTAAAAGTTATTTCATATATTGAAGCTGACGTAAGATTAGAATAATATTAATGATTATGTTATGACATGTGACTGCAATATTGGTTGATGTAATTAATTTGgctattttgtttttttagattGTCACTGCCATGTGCTTGATCCTCAAccaagaaaatattaaaagattccAGGAAGAAATTTACTGTCTCCCACCTAATATTGTGGTAAGGTATAATGCATTAAAATTTGGGTGCATTTTGTTatcttttgggtgtattaaaAGATTTCTTTTGGTGTTTCACAAATGCTGCAGAACATGGCCATTGGAAATCATCCAAATGGGGAGTTCTTACAGCCGAAATCCAAAAAGCCATTTAATGTCgaagactacccaatgtttataccctttttggaccggaaaaaattagcatcacatccatatgtaagttttcatttctaaaacttcttatcACAATTCTTTTGTTATCTTTGAATTAAACTAAAACACTGTTCAATGTGGAGATGTTTCAAATTTTTGCACGTGTTTGCTATTCAAATCATTGGTGGATATGGGTGGTTGatgtaagaaagaaaaaattttatatact is a window from the Arachis hypogaea cultivar Tifrunner chromosome 17, arahy.Tifrunner.gnm2.J5K5, whole genome shotgun sequence genome containing:
- the LOC112764259 gene encoding ACT domain-containing protein ACR3 isoform X1 codes for the protein MARVCWPYFDPEYENFSNRMNPPRVSVDNTSCHDCTLIKVDSVNKPGILLEVVQILTDLDFIITKAYISSDGGWFMDVFHVTDQQGKKITDSKTIDFVEKALGPKGQSTEGVKNWPSKRVGVHSVGDHTSIELIGRDRPGLLSEISAVLASLHFNVVAAEVWTHNRRIACVLYVSDTTTQAVDHPNRLCLMEEQLNNILRGCEDGDKVARTNFSMGFTHMDRRLHQMLFADRDYEGSGATTDADYSSSSRPKITIERCEEKGYSVVSVRCKDRAKLMFDIVCTLTDMQYVVFHATISSDAPYASQEYFIRHMDGCTLDTEGEKERVIKCIEAAIQRRVSEGVSLELCAKDRVGLLSEVTRILRENGLTVCRAGISTRGEQALNVFYVRDASGNPVDMKTMEALRKEIGKTMVVEVKRVPGNSSRAPAETRGWGKTSFFFGNLFEKFLA
- the LOC112764259 gene encoding ACT domain-containing protein ACR3 isoform X2; its protein translation is MARVCWPYFDPEYENFSNRMNPPRVSVDNTSCHDCTLIKVDSVNKPGILLEVVQILTDLDFIITKAYISSDGGWFMDVFHVTDQQGKKITDSKTIDFVEKALGPKGQSTEGVKNWPSKRVGVHSVGDHTSIELIGRDRPGLLSEISAVLASLHFNVVAAEVWTHNRRIACVLYVSDTTTQAVDHPNRLCLMEEQLNNILRGCEDGDKVARTNFSMGFTHMDRRLHQMLFADRDYEGSGATTDADYSSSSRPKITIERCEEKGYSVVSVRCKDRAKLMFDIVCTLTDMQYVVFHATISSDAPYASQEYFIRHMDGCTLDTEGEKERVIKCIEAAIQRRVSELSTCDAANCTTDTWGCEP